Proteins from a genomic interval of Candidatus Polarisedimenticolia bacterium:
- a CDS encoding SDR family oxidoreductase, with the protein MAWDVRGKTALVTGATSGIGAEASIQLARGGARVIITGRDRARTESALADIVARSGSKDVSSLIGDFSSQAAIRELAAAVQRGHDRLHILVNNAGGVNRTRRLTAEGIEATFAVNHLGPFLLTNLLLDLLVRSAPARVITVASIGHRQGSLDFNDLGFERGYSIMRAYARSKLANVLFAEELALRLKGRGVTSNSVHPGSVNTNIWSGAPPWAKPFIALFRPFFISAEKGAGHVVALATRPDLDGVTGKYFEKEKMVEPAPLARDMALARRFWEVSASLVHLPASQGALRPGP; encoded by the coding sequence ATGGCCTGGGACGTGAGAGGTAAGACCGCGCTGGTCACCGGCGCGACCAGCGGCATCGGAGCTGAGGCCTCCATTCAGCTGGCCAGGGGCGGCGCCCGGGTCATCATCACCGGGCGGGACCGAGCCCGCACCGAATCCGCCCTCGCCGACATCGTCGCGAGGAGCGGCTCGAAAGATGTCTCGAGCCTGATCGGCGATTTCTCCTCACAGGCGGCGATTCGCGAGCTGGCGGCGGCCGTCCAGAGAGGCCACGACCGCCTCCACATCCTGGTGAACAATGCGGGCGGTGTGAACCGGACGCGGCGGTTGACCGCGGAAGGGATCGAAGCCACCTTCGCCGTCAACCACCTGGGCCCGTTCCTCCTGACGAACCTCCTCCTGGACCTCCTCGTGCGCAGCGCGCCGGCGCGCGTGATCACCGTCGCTTCGATCGGCCACCGTCAGGGCAGCCTCGATTTCAACGACCTGGGCTTCGAGCGCGGCTATTCCATCATGCGGGCCTACGCGCGCTCGAAGCTCGCCAATGTGCTCTTCGCCGAGGAGCTGGCGCTGCGTCTCAAGGGCCGGGGTGTCACGTCGAACAGCGTCCATCCGGGCTCGGTGAACACGAACATCTGGTCCGGCGCGCCCCCCTGGGCGAAGCCCTTCATCGCCCTGTTCCGACCCTTTTTCATCAGCGCCGAGAAGGGCGCGGGCCACGTCGTGGCCCTGGCCACGCGCCCCGATCTCGACGGTGTCACGGGAAAGTATTTCGAGAAAGAGAAGATGGTGGAGCCGGCACCGCTGGCCCGGGACATGGCTCTAGCCCGACGCTTCTGGGAGGTGAGCGCCTCGTTGGTGCACCTGCCCGCATCGCAGGGCGCCCTCCGCCCTGGCCCGTGA